CGTTTAGCAGACAGGATTGAAGCAGATGGCATCACGTCTTTTGTCGACTACTGGGGAAATTTAGCTCTTTTTGCATCGCAGTCTGATTTACCTGAGGAGCGGAAAAAGCGAACGAGGTCTGAACGGTTAGCGCAAAATCCGCAAGGCTTGGCGATGAGTTTACGCGGGATGGGCACCGGGAAGCAACCATCTTACTGGGACCATTTAGCGGACTTTACTTTCCCCGTGCTACTCATTACCGGTGCGTTAGATGAGAAATTCGAAAAAATCGCGCAAAATATGCATCAACTTTTACCAAATAGCACGCATGTTACGGTGCAAGAAGCGGGACATGCAGTTTATTTAGAGCAACCAAACATCTTTTCAAGTCAGCTAATTAACTGGCTGGAAGTTATTTTAAAGGAGGAAGAAAAATGAGTTTTAATTGGCAAACAGAAAAAGTATATGAGGAAATCAAATATGAAAGTTACGAAGGAATCGCGAAAATTACGATTAACCGTCCAGAAGTACATAATGCATTTACACCAAAAACTGTAACAGAAATGATTGATGCATTTAACTTAGCGCGTGATAATTCAGATCTTGGCGTGATTATTTTAACAGGGGAAGGCGAAAAAGCATTTTGTTCTGGCGGAGACCAAAAAGTTCGCGGACACGGTGGTTATGTTGGCGATGACCAAATCCCACGCTTGAACGTGCTTGACTTACAACGTTTAATTCGTGTTATTCCAAAACCAGTTATCGCGATGGTTGCAGGCTGGTCAATTGGTGGCGGAAACGTCCTTCAATTAGTTTGTGACTTAACCATTGCTGCTGACAATGCAAAATTTGGACAAACTGGACCGAATGTTGGTAGTTTTGATGCTGGTTACGGTTCTGGCTATTTAGCACGTGTTATCGGACATAAGAAAGCGAAAGAAGTATGGTTCATGTGCCGTCAATACACAGCGGACGAAGCTCTTGAAATGGGCTGGATAAACACCGTTGTTCCAGTAGCAGATTTAGAAACAGAAACAGTCGCTTGGGCAAAACAAATGCTACAAAAAAGTCCAACAGCGCTTCGTTTCATTAAAGCAGCTTTCAACGCAGATACAGACGGTTTAGCGGGTATTCAGCAATTAGCTGGTGACGCAACACTTCTATACTATACAACAGACGAAGCCAAAGAAGGTCGCGATGCCTTTAAAGAAAAACGCGATCCAGACTTTGACCAATTTCCAAAATTCCCTTGATTTGAAGGTGTAAAAATGGACATGACAAACTGGCTTCAAAAACGAGTGCGGCTTTCTCCTAACGAGACCGCGCTCGTTTTTGAAGGAAAAGAAGAAACCTTTACGGAAATAAATGAAGCAGTGGGGCAGCTAGCGGGAAAATTGTTCGCGCTTGGTATTAGAAAAGACGAGATGGTGGCTATCCTTGGGAAAAACGACCGGATGACATTCTTACTTATCCATGCTTTGCAACAACTCGGTGCCGTCACGCTATTTCTTAATAACCGTTTGACGAAAAAAGAGCTTGCTTTTCAACTTGCTAATGCAGAAGTAAAACAAGTGCTTATGGCAGATACGTTTGTGGAAAAAGTGGTGGAAGGAATTAGCTACACTGAATTGCAGCAAACAGATTATTTAGAGCCAGAGCTACTAGAAACATGGGAATTATCGCGTGTGGCTTCTGTTATGTATACATCCGGAACCACTGGCAAACCAAAAGGCGTTATGCAAACGTATGAAAACCACTGGTGGAGTGCGGTTGCTTCGGCTTTAAATTTAGGTTTAACTGAAAAAGATAGCTGGCTTTGCGCTGTGCCAATTTTTCATATTAGCGGTTTATCGATCATGATGCGGTCGGTGATTTATGGTATTCCGGTGTATTTGGAAGAACATTTTGACGAAGAAAAAATCACCCAATTACTAGAAAGTGGCAAAGTTTCCACGATTTCGGTCGTGACTTCAATGCTCGAACGATTGCTAAAAATACATGGGGGAAACTACCACCCGAATTTGCGGACGGTGTTGCTTGGCGGGGGACCAGCGAGTAAGGCTGTTTTAGAAATTTGCAAGCAACGTAATATTCCGTTAGTGCAATCATTCGGTATGACTGAAACAGCGTCGCAAATCGTGACTTTACCGCCGAAAGATGCCTTAACTAAAATCGGTTCTTCTGGTAAAGCATTATTTCCAGCAGAAGTGAAAATTGCGGATGACGGGGAAATTTTATTAAAAGGACCATCGATTACACCTGGTTACTTACACAATGAAACGGCAACAAAAGCCGCCTTCACGGACGGCTGGTTTAAAACGGGCGATATCGGTTATTTGGATGAAGAAGGCTTTTTATTTGTACTAGAGCGTCGATCGGATTTGATTATCTCGGGAGGAGAGAATATTTATCCAACCGAAATTGAACATGTCATTGCTACCTATGAAGCGGTGAAAGAAGTTGCGGTAGTAGGTAAGCCAGATGACAAATGGGGCAGTGTAGCAGTCGCTTTTATCGTTACAGAGCAAACTTTTGATGAAGCGGAATTACGCGCCATTTGCCAAACGAACTTAGCTAGTTTTAAAATTCCAAAGCAAATAACTATTGTTGAAACCTTACCAAAAACTGCTTCTGGCAAAATTCAACGGAATAAATTAAAAGAAAGGCACTCTAAGTAACTAGAGCGCCTTTCTTTTTTAGTAATTAAGTCCTTCTTTTAAAGCTTTTAAATTATCATTCATAATAGAAAGATAATCGCGATTGTTGTCGATATCTTTTTGGGTTAGTGTTTCTAAATTATGCAGTGTTAATGTTTTTGTGTTTGTTTCTTGTTGGATAACATCGGCTATTTTTGAATTCGTATTTTGTTCTAGCATAATATACGGGATATTTTCTGCTTCGATTTTTTCAACAATGGATTTTAGTTTCTTTTGAGATGGTTCGTCGCTTGTTGATACGCCGGCAATCGGGATTTGATGTAAGTTATATTCGGTTTCCCAGTAGCTATAGGCAGCGTGAGCAGTGACGAAATCTTTTTGTTTAGCAGCGCTTGTAACGGTGCGGAAATCTTGATCAAGTGTCTTTAATTTTTCTTCGACAGCTTGGTAATTTTTCTCGAAAGTTTCTTTTTGATCAGGCATTTCCTTGATTAATTTATCTTTGACGACCGTTGCCATTTGTTCCATATAGACTGGATTTAACCATACGTGTGGGTTGATATCGCCATGTTCGTGTTCTTCTTCGCTTTCGTGATCATGTTCCTCGGCGGCATCAGGGTCGATAGGTAAGTCTAATTTTTCAGCAGTAGGGACGAAAGTGACATGTTCGTTTGCTAACGTTTTTTCTGCTTTATCGACGAATCCTTCCATACCGAGACCAATATAGAAAAATAAATCACTATCGGCAATTTTCATCATGTCTTTTTGTGTAGGTTCAAAGCTGTGAGCGTCTGAGCCGGGCGGATAAATGCTATGAACATCCACATATTTACCACCGATTTGTTCCGTTAAGTACTGTAAAGGATAAACGGTCGTATAAACAGTTAATTTATCGCTGCTTGTTTTTGTATCACTGCTGTCCGAACAGCCAGTAAGTAGTAATAAAACAGATAGTAATGCTGCTAACACGATAAGATAGCTTTTTTTCAATCTATTCACTCCTCTAAATCGAAATTATTCTTGTTTAAATTATATGCGAATCGTAGTAATTACGATTTATAGTCCGAATTTGATAATACCGCATTCTTTCATAAAAAGCAAGAAAAAAATGAACCGGCGTAAACCGATTCATGCTATTATTAATGGTGATGATGCGCTTTACAATGATGCTCGGAATCATCGTTTTTCTCTTTTTTAGGTGGCACAAAATCAAGCCCACCTTTATGAAACGGGTGGCATTTAGAAATGCGTCTGATTGCGAGATAGCTTCCCTTTAAGGCGCCATGTGTCTGTATTGCTTCAATCCCGTATGCGGAACAAGTCGGGTAAAAACGACAAGTCGCTGGGGTGAACCGCGAAATATATTTTTGGTAAAGTCGGATTCCTCCGATAAGAATTTTTTTCATTACTATTCATCCTCTAAATTTCAGCTTACATACAGCTTACCATATTTTTGAAAAAAGAAAAGGAAGTGAGTTTTTGTTTATTTATAATGATACACTTGGAAACAAAGTGACGATTTATTTGGAAGAACAGGAAAATAATCCGGATGATGTCCTGATTATTCCTAAAACGGAAGATGGTTGGCTTTTTACAGAACACAAAATTCGCGGGTTAGA
This sequence is a window from Listeria cossartiae subsp. cossartiae. Protein-coding genes within it:
- the menH gene encoding 2-succinyl-6-hydroxy-2,4-cyclohexadiene-1-carboxylate synthase, translated to MLVNGQRYHLTNASSGDKPVLLMLHGFTGTSETFQDSIAILKEWYNIIAPDLLGHGKTASPAEMMRYSIEAVCADLVEILNQQHIKQCFVLGYSMGGRVATAFAATYPEMVRGLILVSSSPGLAEVDARASRIQADNRLADRIEADGITSFVDYWGNLALFASQSDLPEERKKRTRSERLAQNPQGLAMSLRGMGTGKQPSYWDHLADFTFPVLLITGALDEKFEKIAQNMHQLLPNSTHVTVQEAGHAVYLEQPNIFSSQLINWLEVILKEEEK
- the menB gene encoding 1,4-dihydroxy-2-naphthoyl-CoA synthase, translated to MSFNWQTEKVYEEIKYESYEGIAKITINRPEVHNAFTPKTVTEMIDAFNLARDNSDLGVIILTGEGEKAFCSGGDQKVRGHGGYVGDDQIPRLNVLDLQRLIRVIPKPVIAMVAGWSIGGGNVLQLVCDLTIAADNAKFGQTGPNVGSFDAGYGSGYLARVIGHKKAKEVWFMCRQYTADEALEMGWINTVVPVADLETETVAWAKQMLQKSPTALRFIKAAFNADTDGLAGIQQLAGDATLLYYTTDEAKEGRDAFKEKRDPDFDQFPKFP
- a CDS encoding o-succinylbenzoate--CoA ligase — encoded protein: MDMTNWLQKRVRLSPNETALVFEGKEETFTEINEAVGQLAGKLFALGIRKDEMVAILGKNDRMTFLLIHALQQLGAVTLFLNNRLTKKELAFQLANAEVKQVLMADTFVEKVVEGISYTELQQTDYLEPELLETWELSRVASVMYTSGTTGKPKGVMQTYENHWWSAVASALNLGLTEKDSWLCAVPIFHISGLSIMMRSVIYGIPVYLEEHFDEEKITQLLESGKVSTISVVTSMLERLLKIHGGNYHPNLRTVLLGGGPASKAVLEICKQRNIPLVQSFGMTETASQIVTLPPKDALTKIGSSGKALFPAEVKIADDGEILLKGPSITPGYLHNETATKAAFTDGWFKTGDIGYLDEEGFLFVLERRSDLIISGGENIYPTEIEHVIATYEAVKEVAVVGKPDDKWGSVAVAFIVTEQTFDEAELRAICQTNLASFKIPKQITIVETLPKTASGKIQRNKLKERHSK
- a CDS encoding metal ABC transporter substrate-binding protein, translated to MKKSYLIVLAALLSVLLLLTGCSDSSDTKTSSDKLTVYTTVYPLQYLTEQIGGKYVDVHSIYPPGSDAHSFEPTQKDMMKIADSDLFFYIGLGMEGFVDKAEKTLANEHVTFVPTAEKLDLPIDPDAAEEHDHESEEEHEHGDINPHVWLNPVYMEQMATVVKDKLIKEMPDQKETFEKNYQAVEEKLKTLDQDFRTVTSAAKQKDFVTAHAAYSYWETEYNLHQIPIAGVSTSDEPSQKKLKSIVEKIEAENIPYIMLEQNTNSKIADVIQQETNTKTLTLHNLETLTQKDIDNNRDYLSIMNDNLKALKEGLNY
- the yidD gene encoding membrane protein insertion efficiency factor YidD → MKKILIGGIRLYQKYISRFTPATCRFYPTCSAYGIEAIQTHGALKGSYLAIRRISKCHPFHKGGLDFVPPKKEKNDDSEHHCKAHHHH